The following proteins are co-located in the Pirellulales bacterium genome:
- a CDS encoding pirin family protein: MLQLRRSNERGHYDHGWLNTYHTFSFGEYHDPKFMGFRPLRVMNEDCVSPGEGFGTHPHRDMEIVSYVLEGALEHRDSMGNGEVLSPGEFQRNTAGTGITHSEFNPSAKDLLHFYQIWLFPEKKGLPPSYEQKGFPVEERLNRLCLVAAPDGADGALMIHQDARIFLSQLEAGQSLEHPIAAGRYAWLQVLRGQVTANGEALTTSDGAAVSDERALRITAEAPAEIMLFDLA, translated from the coding sequence ATGCTTCAACTCAGGAGGTCGAATGAACGCGGACACTACGACCACGGCTGGTTGAACACCTATCACACATTCTCCTTCGGTGAATACCATGACCCGAAGTTCATGGGGTTTCGTCCACTCCGTGTGATGAATGAAGACTGCGTCAGTCCCGGCGAGGGATTCGGGACTCATCCCCATCGCGACATGGAGATCGTTTCTTACGTGCTGGAAGGCGCGCTGGAACACCGCGATTCGATGGGCAACGGCGAGGTGTTGAGTCCTGGAGAGTTTCAACGGAATACGGCGGGAACAGGCATCACGCATAGCGAGTTCAACCCGTCTGCCAAGGACTTGCTTCACTTCTACCAGATTTGGCTCTTTCCCGAGAAGAAAGGCCTCCCGCCAAGCTACGAGCAGAAGGGCTTTCCTGTGGAGGAGCGTCTCAATCGGCTCTGCCTCGTCGCCGCGCCCGACGGAGCCGACGGGGCTCTGATGATTCATCAAGACGCACGCATCTTTCTGTCGCAGCTCGAAGCAGGCCAGTCGCTGGAGCATCCGATCGCCGCAGGGCGGTATGCATGGTTGCAAGTATTGCGCGGTCAAGTGACGGCGAACGGCGAAGCGCTAACTACGAGCGATGGCGCCGCCGTGAGTGACGAGCGAGCGCTCCGAATCACTGCGGAAGCGCCTGCGGAGATCATGCTCTTCGACCTGGCCTAA
- a CDS encoding hydrolase: MASILPNTDAGLLTADNCALVFVDHQPQMSFGVASGIDRQLLVNNVLLLGKGAKLFGVPTILTTVETESFSGPMWPQLLDVFPEQQPIERTGMNSWDTPAFREAIKKTGKKNIIFSGLWTEVCIAWPTLNMLAEGYNVYVVEDACAGTSPAAHDAALSRMTQAGAVRMTTVGTVLEFQRDWAHREHYNDLMTLFREHGGAYGMGIEYAYTMVHKAPAARKTLK, from the coding sequence ATGGCAAGCATATTACCGAATACCGACGCTGGCCTGCTGACGGCAGACAATTGCGCTCTGGTCTTCGTCGATCACCAGCCGCAAATGTCCTTTGGCGTCGCAAGCGGCATCGACCGACAGCTGCTCGTGAATAACGTGCTGCTGCTCGGCAAGGGCGCCAAACTCTTCGGCGTGCCGACAATCCTGACGACGGTCGAAACTGAATCATTTAGCGGGCCCATGTGGCCTCAGTTACTCGACGTGTTTCCTGAGCAGCAGCCGATCGAGCGCACCGGCATGAACTCTTGGGACACGCCCGCATTTCGCGAAGCGATCAAAAAGACCGGCAAAAAGAATATCATATTCTCCGGACTTTGGACCGAAGTCTGCATCGCGTGGCCCACGCTCAATATGCTCGCCGAGGGCTACAACGTTTATGTCGTCGAGGATGCCTGCGCCGGCACGTCGCCGGCGGCCCATGACGCGGCGCTGTCGCGGATGACGCAGGCGGGCGCCGTTCGGATGACGACGGTCGGAACGGTGCTTGAGTTCCAACGCGATTGGGCTCACCGCGAGCACTACAACGACCTGATGACATTGTTCCGCGAACATGGCGGCGCGTACGGTATGGGCATTGAGTACGCCTACACCATGGTTCATAAGGCGCCAGCCGCGCGGAAGACGCTCAAGTAG
- a CDS encoding antibiotic biosynthesis monooxygenase yields MSRYHVAITRRIKPGREAEFEAALREFAMLSLHAPGVTGVHLLGPVPGSSSNEYGIMRSFENEAGSRDFYASPMYAEWEERVAHMVEGVPVVRQLHGLEAFFRDAGVQSPPPRWKMAVVTWLGVFPTVWLWSRTIPGLLDGLHPIAVMAVVNVFVVVTLAWLAMPLLTKLFSRWLRPPAKAV; encoded by the coding sequence ATGAGCCGATACCACGTTGCTATTACGCGCCGCATCAAGCCTGGACGCGAAGCGGAGTTTGAGGCGGCGCTTCGTGAATTCGCCATGCTGTCGCTGCATGCTCCTGGAGTCACTGGCGTTCACCTTCTGGGGCCAGTGCCGGGTAGCAGTTCGAACGAATACGGAATCATGCGTTCGTTTGAAAACGAAGCGGGCAGCCGCGATTTTTACGCGTCGCCTATGTACGCGGAATGGGAAGAGCGCGTCGCGCACATGGTGGAAGGCGTTCCGGTTGTTCGCCAGCTCCATGGACTCGAAGCGTTCTTCAGGGATGCGGGCGTGCAGTCGCCGCCGCCGCGTTGGAAAATGGCGGTCGTCACGTGGCTCGGCGTGTTCCCGACGGTGTGGCTTTGGTCGCGAACGATTCCCGGCCTTCTCGATGGGCTTCATCCGATTGCAGTCATGGCTGTCGTCAACGTCTTTGTCGTCGTGACGCTCGCGTGGCTGGCGATGCCTCTGTTAACCAAACTCTTCAGCCGATGGCTCCGGCCTCCGGCGAAGGCTGTTTAG